A region of Chloroflexaceae bacterium DNA encodes the following proteins:
- a CDS encoding GTPase — protein sequence MAPLFPPEALAALTTPGVAERWTAVQERLHPLLAALAERVRTAAARRYPRQWPLYEISFKSQRYVHRGRGQRDPIEDYWVAFDRPPRGAGVLVAVSAADRAVLVGLQLWRARKEDLARLWAGAPAVWRPLVERIAREGQARFAAPEGATPDLWIERYLGARNAGYLWAGFVYPWSNLPDDLEQRIVADVLDLLPLNEALMEQAEAGAALPAARLRERPVTYAPHEMPPIEVIAERIRARGFRIADLTLRAYHVALQTRPLVILAGISGVGKTRLTRLYADAVYDLPPGRDNPYYLIVAVQPDWHNAHDLLGYYHTLTGVYHPTPFLRFLLQAAADPQQFYYVCLDELNLARPEYYLAPILSAMETLEGFLDLGSPLAETPLAGGGVLQNPVRLPVNLRIIGTVNVDESAFVLSDKLLDRANLIELTEVDLEGFRAMHAAAVDEHVWRTLVAVHSLATEAGHPFGYRALGEMLRFIEQAAGALTPAQALDAQIKQKVLPRLRGEDNPRLRRALTGLLSLTLGLEPRVWGRAAQVSDEQLAAAPFPESAARLRRMLERLDQDGVTDFYA from the coding sequence ATGGCGCCCCTTTTTCCACCCGAGGCTCTGGCGGCCCTGACAACGCCGGGCGTCGCCGAACGCTGGACGGCCGTCCAGGAGCGTTTGCACCCCCTGCTGGCCGCCCTGGCCGAGCGCGTGCGGACGGCGGCTGCCCGGCGCTATCCTCGCCAGTGGCCGCTCTACGAGATCAGTTTCAAGAGCCAGCGCTACGTGCACCGTGGCCGGGGGCAGCGCGATCCGATCGAAGACTACTGGGTGGCCTTTGACCGGCCGCCGCGCGGCGCAGGAGTGCTGGTGGCCGTGAGCGCGGCCGACCGCGCCGTGCTGGTGGGGCTGCAACTCTGGCGCGCCCGCAAGGAGGATCTGGCGCGTCTCTGGGCCGGCGCGCCCGCCGTCTGGCGCCCGCTGGTGGAACGCATCGCCCGCGAAGGGCAGGCCCGCTTCGCCGCCCCCGAAGGCGCCACGCCCGATCTGTGGATCGAGCGCTACCTCGGCGCGCGCAACGCCGGTTATCTCTGGGCGGGCTTTGTCTATCCCTGGTCGAACCTGCCTGACGATCTGGAACAGCGCATCGTCGCCGATGTGCTCGATCTCCTGCCCCTGAACGAGGCATTAATGGAGCAGGCCGAGGCGGGCGCAGCGCTTCCCGCGGCGCGCCTCCGCGAGCGCCCGGTCACGTATGCTCCTCACGAGATGCCGCCCATTGAGGTGATCGCCGAACGCATCCGCGCCCGCGGCTTTCGCATCGCCGACCTGACCCTGCGCGCCTACCACGTCGCCCTCCAGACCCGTCCGCTGGTCATTCTGGCCGGCATCAGCGGCGTCGGCAAGACGCGCCTGACCCGCCTCTACGCTGATGCCGTCTACGATCTTCCACCTGGACGCGATAATCCCTACTATTTGATCGTCGCCGTACAACCCGACTGGCACAACGCCCACGACCTGCTCGGCTACTACCATACGCTCACCGGCGTCTACCATCCTACGCCATTTCTGCGCTTCCTCTTGCAGGCGGCCGCCGATCCCCAGCAGTTCTACTATGTGTGCCTCGACGAGTTGAACCTGGCCCGCCCGGAGTACTATCTTGCGCCCATCCTTTCGGCAATGGAAACCCTCGAAGGGTTCCTCGATCTGGGCAGCCCCCTCGCCGAAACGCCCCTGGCCGGCGGCGGCGTGCTGCAGAACCCTGTGCGCCTGCCGGTTAATCTGCGCATCATCGGCACGGTGAACGTTGATGAAAGCGCCTTTGTCCTGAGCGACAAACTGCTCGATCGGGCCAATCTGATCGAGTTGACCGAGGTGGACCTGGAGGGCTTCCGGGCGATGCACGCAGCCGCCGTGGACGAGCATGTCTGGCGGACGCTGGTGGCGGTGCACAGCCTGGCGACAGAGGCCGGGCATCCCTTCGGCTATCGGGCGCTGGGTGAGATGCTCCGCTTCATCGAGCAGGCCGCGGGCGCCCTGACCCCGGCCCAGGCCCTCGACGCGCAGATCAAACAGAAGGTGCTTCCCCGTCTCCGCGGCGAGGATAATCCCCGGCTGCGCCGCGCCCTCACCGGCCTGCTCAGCCTGACCCTGGGTCTCGAGCCGCGGGTGTGGGGGCGCGCCGCTCAGGTCTCTGACGAACAACTGGCTGCCGCGCCCTTCCCCGAGAGCGCCGCCAGGCTGCGCCGCATGCTTGAACGCCTTGATCAGGACGGGGTGACCGATTTTTATGCCTGA
- a CDS encoding YitT family protein, translated as MRPKLKLRARRALTTLTHYGMITLGALLVALAVRIFLVPNDVIVGGVTGVAQLSSTYLGTPVGGVVLALNVPLMILGWRRLGGFVFGMRTVYALLVMSVAIDALAPYARPVTSDPLLYSLYGGLLDGLGLGLILRARGTAGGTDIIARLVEAGTGVQPGRVLLVCDVVVFSAGLFAYGPEKVLYALLVAFVSSRTVDFVLSAGRGARQALIITDRPEGIMRALLYDLGRGVTRLEGVGGYTGATHAILLCIINRSEVSTLRAAVAAADPHAFVVISEASEVIGEGFRPLRPGQRPPARAPVAEPTERRG; from the coding sequence ATGCGACCCAAACTCAAGCTGCGCGCGCGGCGCGCACTGACCACCCTGACCCACTACGGGATGATCACCCTGGGAGCACTGCTGGTCGCGCTGGCAGTTCGCATTTTTCTGGTGCCGAATGACGTGATTGTCGGCGGAGTGACGGGCGTGGCGCAACTGTCGAGCACCTACCTTGGCACGCCGGTCGGCGGGGTGGTGCTGGCCCTCAACGTACCGCTGATGATCCTCGGCTGGCGACGCCTGGGGGGCTTTGTCTTCGGCATGCGCACGGTCTATGCCCTGCTCGTCATGTCGGTGGCGATTGACGCCCTGGCCCCCTACGCCCGGCCCGTGACGAGCGACCCCCTGCTCTACAGTCTCTACGGCGGGCTGCTCGACGGCCTGGGGCTGGGATTGATCCTGCGGGCGCGCGGCACCGCCGGGGGCACCGACATCATTGCGCGGCTGGTCGAAGCGGGCACAGGGGTGCAGCCTGGCCGCGTGCTGCTGGTATGTGACGTGGTGGTCTTCAGCGCGGGCCTGTTCGCCTATGGCCCCGAGAAGGTGCTCTACGCCCTGCTGGTGGCCTTCGTCAGCAGTCGCACAGTTGATTTCGTGCTCTCGGCGGGGCGCGGCGCGCGGCAGGCGCTGATCATCACCGACCGGCCCGAAGGCATCATGCGCGCCCTGCTCTACGATCTGGGACGAGGGGTGACCCGCCTGGAAGGCGTCGGAGGCTATACTGGCGCGACCCATGCCATTCTGCTCTGCATCATTAACCGCTCCGAGGTCAGCACGTTGCGGGCAGCGGTGGCGGCGGCCGATCCGCACGCCTTTGTGGTGATCAGCGAGGCGAGCGAAGTGATCGGCGAGGGCTTCCGCCCCCTGCGACCGGGGCAGCGTCCGCCTGCTCGCGCTCCGGTCGCGGAGCCAACAGAACGCCGAGGGTGA
- the gyrB gene encoding DNA topoisomerase (ATP-hydrolyzing) subunit B, with amino-acid sequence MNDKNTTAPQPQSYDASQITVLEGLDAVRKRPGMYIGPTDINGLHHMIKEVVDNSVDEALAGYANRIEITIFEDGSVRVTDNGRGIPVDIHPKYGVSALQLAATELHAGGKFGDGGYKVSSGLHGVGLSVVNALSEWMRAEVRRHGQLWVQEYRAGKPIAEVRAVGPAEGTGTTIHFKPDVTIFKDGIDYNFKVLAQRFREMAYLTKGLHFKFEDRRDGQEVNFYFEGGIVSYVRHLNKDKTPLHKQPFYAERTVNDVAVEVAMQYTDTYDTDSIYAFANNINNTDGGTHLSGFRTALTRIINNYARAKNLLKENEANLTGDDVREGLTAVISVKLKDPLFSSQTKEKLVSPEAAGAVATVLNDAFAAWLDENPSEARRIIEKTLAAARTRLAVQKVKETARKSAMEGFSLPGKLADCSDTNPARCELYIVEGDSAGGTAKQGRDRRFQAVLPLRGKILNVEKSRLDRMLSNAEVKALITAIGTAIGEQFSPDKLRYHRILLMTDADVDGSHIRTLLLTFFFRHMRPLITNGHLYIAQPPLYRIKHGKEHRYVYSDAERDAYIASLPPGTKVEIQRYKGLGEMNAEQLWETTMNPANRVILQVTLEDAQRADETFTMLMGDLVPPRRRFIQTHAAEVSELDI; translated from the coding sequence ATGAACGACAAAAACACTACTGCTCCCCAACCCCAGAGCTACGACGCGAGCCAGATCACCGTCCTTGAGGGCCTTGATGCGGTGCGCAAGCGCCCAGGCATGTACATTGGCCCGACCGACATCAACGGCCTGCATCATATGATCAAAGAAGTGGTGGATAACTCGGTTGACGAGGCCCTCGCCGGGTACGCTAACCGCATTGAGATTACGATTTTTGAGGACGGCTCGGTACGGGTTACGGACAACGGACGTGGCATCCCGGTGGACATCCACCCGAAGTACGGGGTGTCGGCGCTGCAACTGGCCGCCACCGAGCTACACGCGGGGGGCAAGTTCGGCGACGGGGGCTACAAAGTCTCCTCGGGGCTGCACGGCGTGGGTCTCTCGGTGGTGAATGCCCTCTCGGAGTGGATGCGCGCCGAGGTGCGCCGGCACGGGCAACTCTGGGTGCAGGAGTATCGCGCGGGCAAGCCGATCGCCGAGGTGCGCGCCGTAGGCCCCGCCGAGGGCACCGGCACGACCATTCACTTCAAGCCCGATGTGACGATCTTCAAAGATGGCATTGACTACAACTTCAAGGTCCTGGCCCAGCGCTTCCGCGAGATGGCCTACCTCACCAAGGGCCTGCATTTCAAGTTCGAAGATCGGCGCGACGGCCAGGAGGTGAACTTCTACTTCGAGGGCGGCATCGTCTCTTACGTGCGCCACCTGAACAAGGACAAGACGCCGCTGCACAAGCAGCCCTTCTATGCCGAGCGCACGGTGAACGATGTGGCCGTCGAGGTGGCGATGCAGTACACCGACACCTACGACACCGACTCGATCTACGCCTTCGCGAATAATATCAACAACACCGACGGCGGCACGCACCTCTCGGGCTTCCGCACCGCCCTGACGCGCATCATCAATAACTACGCCCGCGCCAAGAACCTGCTTAAGGAGAACGAGGCCAATCTCACCGGCGACGATGTGCGCGAGGGCCTGACGGCGGTGATCAGCGTGAAGCTGAAGGACCCTCTGTTCAGTTCGCAGACCAAGGAGAAACTGGTCAGCCCGGAGGCCGCCGGGGCGGTCGCCACCGTGCTGAACGACGCCTTTGCCGCCTGGCTCGACGAGAACCCGAGTGAGGCGCGGCGCATCATCGAGAAGACCCTGGCCGCCGCCCGCACGCGCCTGGCGGTGCAGAAAGTGAAGGAGACGGCGCGCAAGAGCGCGATGGAGGGCTTCTCGCTCCCCGGCAAGCTGGCCGATTGTTCGGATACCAACCCGGCGCGCTGTGAACTGTACATTGTCGAGGGCGACTCGGCCGGCGGCACCGCCAAGCAGGGCCGCGACCGGCGCTTTCAGGCTGTGCTGCCTCTGCGGGGCAAGATCCTCAATGTCGAGAAGAGCCGCCTCGACCGCATGCTCTCCAATGCCGAGGTGAAGGCGCTGATCACCGCCATCGGCACGGCCATCGGCGAGCAGTTCAGCCCCGATAAACTGCGCTACCACCGCATTCTGCTCATGACCGACGCCGATGTTGACGGGAGCCACATTCGCACGTTGCTGCTGACCTTCTTCTTCCGCCATATGCGCCCGTTGATCACCAACGGCCACCTGTACATCGCCCAGCCGCCCCTCTACCGCATCAAGCACGGCAAGGAGCATCGCTACGTCTACTCCGATGCTGAGCGCGATGCTTACATCGCCAGTCTCCCGCCAGGGACGAAGGTCGAGATCCAGCGCTACAAGGGGCTTGGCGAGATGAACGCCGAACAGCTCTGGGAGACGACGATGAACCCCGCTAACCGTGTCATCCTCCAGGTCACTCTGGAAGACGCCCAGCGCGCCGATGAGACGTTCACCATGCTGATGGGCGATCTGGTGCCGCCCCGGCGCCGCTTCATCCAGACCCACGCGGCCGAGGTGAGCGAGCTGGATATTTAG
- the argC gene encoding N-acetyl-gamma-glutamyl-phosphate reductase: protein MARVGIYGATGYTGFELIKLLARRPEVEIAFATARSAAGQRLGDVFPSFIDLPLVNAEEAELDGVDLVFTCLPHGAPELIPLVRQALEQGVKVIDLSDTFRLRDPEDYRRRRGHEHPAPDLLARAVYGLPELHRERIRAARLVANTGCYPLTAILPLWPLARAGLIADPTVIVDSKSGVSGAGRSLSLRTHFGETHETFSAYNVGRVHRHLGEMEQETGLHIIFAPHLLPVYRGILSTIYVTLRPHTSLAEARAAYAVFADEPFIKLLPEGRLPELRHVQQTMYLAIGLQPVEAETGRYIIVSAVDNLLKGASGQAVQNMNLMLGFPETMGLS from the coding sequence ATGGCCCGTGTAGGGATTTACGGAGCGACGGGGTATACCGGATTTGAGCTGATCAAGCTCCTGGCGCGGCGCCCTGAGGTGGAGATCGCCTTCGCAACGGCGCGCTCGGCGGCGGGGCAGCGACTCGGCGACGTGTTTCCGTCCTTCATTGATCTGCCGCTGGTGAATGCTGAGGAAGCCGAACTGGACGGTGTGGACCTGGTCTTCACCTGCCTGCCCCACGGCGCGCCGGAGTTGATTCCCCTGGTGCGGCAGGCGCTCGAGCAGGGCGTGAAGGTGATAGACCTCTCCGACACCTTTCGCCTGCGTGACCCGGAGGACTACCGGCGGCGACGCGGCCACGAGCACCCCGCGCCTGACCTGCTCGCCAGAGCGGTCTACGGGCTGCCCGAGTTGCACCGCGAGCGCATCCGTGCCGCGCGTCTGGTCGCCAACACCGGCTGCTACCCCCTGACGGCCATTCTACCCCTGTGGCCCCTGGCGCGCGCCGGGTTGATCGCCGACCCGACGGTGATCGTAGACAGCAAATCGGGCGTGTCGGGGGCCGGGCGCTCCCTCTCTCTCCGCACCCACTTCGGCGAGACCCACGAGACTTTCAGCGCCTACAATGTGGGCCGGGTCCACCGCCACCTCGGCGAGATGGAGCAGGAGACTGGACTGCACATTATCTTCGCGCCGCACCTGCTGCCGGTCTATCGCGGCATCCTCTCCACGATCTACGTCACCCTGCGCCCCCACACCAGCCTGGCGGAGGCGCGGGCGGCCTACGCTGTCTTCGCCGATGAGCCGTTCATCAAACTGCTGCCCGAGGGTCGCCTGCCCGAACTGCGCCACGTGCAGCAGACGATGTACCTGGCGATTGGCCTCCAGCCAGTGGAAGCGGAGACAGGCCGCTACATCATCGTGTCTGCGGTGGACAATCTGCTGAAAGGGGCCTCGGGACAGGCGGTGCAGAACATGAACCTGATGCTGGGCTTCCCGGAGACGATGGGGCTGAGCTGA
- a CDS encoding tetratricopeptide repeat protein: MVLPVSEPAAAGKLPLALTPLLGRRREARAVQARLSEARLVTLTGAGGSGKTRLALHVAGSLAPRFTAGAWWCDLGPISDPAFVPQAVASALGLADVVRSPLAALMATIGPTPRLLVLDACEHLTVAVAALADALLRGCPGLRVLATSLQPLGVPGEQVWPVPPLPLPPTNLPPARLAEHPAVALFVARAMAAVPDFRLTVENAPLIAAICRRLEGLPLAIELAAAWSAILGLEQIERRLTEGLTMPERGPAAGATARARTLTATLARGYNLLTTDEQRLFRCLSVFPGDFTLAMAAAVAGEDEETALAPLAGLAHKSMVIVADLPARGPARYRLLEPVRIYARELLEEAGEGPIARDRHLDWATRLAEEAAGAPLGPISGEAMVRLKAEYDGLRAAMRWAVTTRQVEAGLRLVVALFRFWFNRGPLAEGRGWADELLTLPEADAVPPILRARATFVSGRLACRQGDDRVALARGAESLRLAQEAGDRATEARALDLLGLVNHDLNDFDGAIAHHRAALGLRRELGDDYAVAVSLNNLGLVHFDRGDYDEAAASFAAGLEVAARAGVDLLPALQNLAEIALARGDSEAAGAHTRRLLALAEAAGDQHSLATATGVLTSIARLNGNLTEAARLGERALALCRHLDGPTWEGDALRELGDLAATQGDLLASQARYNEGLAAYARAGSTRGRGVLLARLALLAARQGNTAGALAQAREAVTLLAPTGHRHPLIEAVEAVAVALAATDPDTAARLLTAASAEREHLRVPRLPPWRDLIQQTVERLAAAVELPISLEAAARLAVGERPSPAVAVTMQPPTPELRARALGPVQVTVGGQPVPASAWNYRKACELFFYLLDRPAATRTTIGLDLWPDASPAQLRNYLHRSLHFIRRALGDAERIRFAAGAYAVNRELPLWYDVAALEATLRQAAAMGPADALSPGQRAVAIALLEEAVGLWRGEFLADLDPGEWAILRREELRMTYLQALLDLGRLHLLDGQYERAAAIYRRCLAEDPYLELAQRELMRCLARQGERGQALRRYRELTDLLAADLKATPSPETTLLYERIRRGDDV, from the coding sequence ATGGTATTACCTGTTTCCGAGCCAGCCGCTGCCGGGAAGCTGCCCCTGGCCCTCACCCCGCTCCTGGGCAGACGTCGCGAGGCGCGGGCGGTGCAGGCCCGGCTAAGCGAGGCCCGGCTCGTAACCCTTACTGGCGCGGGAGGCAGTGGCAAAACCCGCCTGGCGTTGCACGTGGCCGGGTCGCTGGCCCCGCGCTTCACGGCCGGCGCCTGGTGGTGCGACCTTGGCCCCATTTCCGACCCGGCCTTCGTCCCTCAGGCCGTAGCTTCGGCCCTGGGCCTTGCGGATGTTGTCCGCTCGCCGCTGGCGGCGCTAATGGCGACCATCGGCCCGACGCCACGGCTGCTGGTGCTGGACGCCTGCGAGCATCTGACCGTGGCCGTGGCCGCCCTGGCTGATGCCCTGCTGCGCGGCTGCCCCGGCCTGCGCGTCCTGGCCACCAGCCTGCAACCCCTGGGCGTGCCTGGCGAGCAGGTCTGGCCAGTGCCGCCGTTGCCCCTGCCGCCGACCAACCTGCCTCCCGCCCGCCTGGCCGAACACCCTGCCGTCGCCCTGTTCGTCGCCCGCGCAATGGCCGCAGTGCCCGACTTTCGTCTCACCGTCGAGAATGCCCCCCTGATTGCGGCCATCTGCCGGCGGCTGGAGGGCCTGCCCCTGGCCATCGAACTGGCCGCGGCCTGGTCCGCGATCCTCGGCCTCGAGCAGATCGAGCGCCGCCTGACCGAGGGTCTGACCATGCCGGAACGGGGGCCAGCGGCGGGCGCGACTGCGCGAGCGCGCACCCTGACGGCGACCTTGGCCCGGGGCTATAACCTGCTGACCACCGACGAACAGCGCCTCTTCCGCTGCCTGTCGGTCTTCCCCGGCGACTTTACGCTGGCGATGGCGGCCGCTGTGGCCGGCGAGGACGAGGAGACGGCGCTGGCGCCCCTGGCAGGGCTGGCCCACAAGTCTATGGTCATCGTCGCCGACCTGCCCGCCCGTGGCCCGGCCCGCTATCGCCTGCTGGAGCCGGTGCGCATCTACGCTCGCGAGCTTCTGGAGGAAGCCGGGGAGGGGCCGATCGCCCGCGACCGGCACCTGGACTGGGCCACGCGCCTGGCCGAGGAGGCGGCGGGCGCCCCGCTGGGGCCGATCTCCGGCGAGGCCATGGTCCGGCTGAAGGCGGAATACGATGGCCTGCGCGCCGCAATGCGCTGGGCCGTCACGACGCGGCAGGTTGAGGCGGGCCTGCGCCTGGTGGTGGCGCTCTTCCGCTTCTGGTTCAACCGCGGGCCGCTCGCCGAGGGACGCGGCTGGGCCGACGAATTGCTCACCCTCCCCGAGGCCGATGCCGTACCACCGATCCTCCGCGCCCGCGCGACCTTCGTTTCCGGCCGGCTGGCCTGCCGCCAGGGGGACGACCGCGTCGCCCTCGCCCGCGGGGCCGAGAGCCTGCGCCTGGCGCAAGAGGCGGGCGACCGCGCGACCGAGGCCCGCGCCCTCGACTTGCTGGGCCTCGTCAACCACGACCTGAACGACTTCGACGGGGCCATCGCCCATCATCGGGCCGCCCTGGGCCTGCGCCGCGAACTGGGCGATGACTACGCCGTGGCCGTCTCGCTGAACAACCTGGGTCTGGTCCACTTTGACCGCGGCGACTATGACGAGGCTGCGGCGAGCTTCGCCGCCGGCCTCGAAGTCGCGGCCCGCGCCGGGGTGGACCTGCTGCCCGCCCTGCAAAACCTGGCCGAGATCGCCCTGGCCCGCGGCGACAGTGAGGCGGCAGGCGCACACACCCGGCGCCTCCTGGCCCTGGCCGAAGCCGCCGGCGACCAGCATTCCCTTGCCACTGCGACGGGCGTCCTGACCTCGATCGCCCGTCTGAACGGCAATCTGACCGAAGCCGCACGCCTGGGTGAACGGGCGCTGGCCCTCTGCCGCCACCTCGACGGGCCGACCTGGGAGGGAGACGCGCTGCGCGAACTGGGCGACCTGGCAGCCACGCAGGGAGACCTCTTGGCCAGCCAGGCACGCTACAACGAAGGGCTGGCCGCCTACGCTCGCGCCGGCTCGACCCGCGGGCGCGGGGTCCTGCTGGCCCGGCTGGCGCTGCTGGCAGCCCGGCAGGGAAATACCGCAGGGGCCCTCGCCCAGGCCCGCGAAGCGGTGACGCTGCTGGCGCCGACCGGGCACCGCCACCCGCTGATCGAGGCGGTGGAGGCGGTCGCCGTCGCCCTGGCCGCGACCGATCCCGACACAGCCGCCAGGCTGCTGACCGCAGCCTCGGCCGAGCGCGAGCATCTGCGCGTTCCCCGGCTACCGCCCTGGCGCGACCTGATACAGCAGACGGTCGAGAGGCTCGCCGCCGCGGTCGAATTGCCCATATCCCTGGAAGCAGCCGCGCGCCTGGCCGTTGGCGAGCGACCGTCCCCGGCGGTAGCAGTGACTATGCAGCCGCCAACACCGGAGCTGCGCGCCCGCGCGCTGGGGCCGGTCCAGGTGACGGTCGGCGGTCAGCCCGTGCCCGCGTCGGCCTGGAACTACCGTAAGGCGTGTGAGCTGTTTTTCTATCTGCTGGACCGGCCCGCGGCGACCAGGACGACCATTGGTCTGGACCTGTGGCCCGACGCCTCGCCAGCGCAACTGCGCAACTACCTGCACCGCAGCCTGCACTTCATCCGCCGGGCCCTGGGCGACGCCGAGCGCATCCGCTTCGCCGCCGGCGCCTACGCGGTTAACCGGGAGCTGCCCCTGTGGTACGACGTGGCCGCGCTGGAGGCCACCTTGCGACAGGCGGCGGCGATGGGCCCGGCCGATGCGCTGTCCCCCGGGCAGCGCGCCGTGGCCATCGCCCTGCTGGAGGAAGCCGTGGGGCTGTGGCGCGGGGAGTTCCTGGCCGACCTCGACCCCGGCGAATGGGCGATCCTGCGTAGGGAGGAGCTGCGCATGACCTACCTGCAGGCGCTGCTCGACCTGGGCCGGCTCCACCTGCTGGACGGCCAGTACGAACGCGCCGCTGCCATCTATCGCCGATGCCTGGCCGAGGACCCCTATCTCGAACTGGCGCAGCGGGAGCTGATGCGTTGTCTGGCGCGACAGGGGGAACGCGGCCAGGCCCTGCGCCGGTACCGCGAGCTGACCGACCTGCTGGCCGCCGATCTCAAGGCCACCCCCTCGCCGGAGACGACGCTGCTGTACGAGCGGATACGGCGAGGCGACGATGTGTGA
- a CDS encoding DUF3558 domain-containing protein, which translates to MRHEFDMPVVLLTVLAALVLAACGGGQPISQGAPTPAAIPPSPAATTPAEPATTQPAAASAPLTIPCAELAPADELQRLIGTQPDNLMDTVLPGWTACTWFYTPPGAAQQAEFTVQAYTGEETLVKWRLDTDPANRLPGVVVNSLADYVQEGYTWVIPESQLRAVQALQDGRYVFLRFPSSNLALSSEAQIADCLAVLFRRLQEKE; encoded by the coding sequence GTGAGACACGAATTCGACATGCCCGTGGTTTTGCTCACGGTTCTTGCGGCCCTCGTCCTCGCCGCCTGCGGGGGCGGTCAACCCATCTCACAGGGCGCGCCGACACCCGCGGCCATCCCGCCATCGCCCGCGGCCACAACCCCGGCTGAGCCAGCGACCACGCAACCCGCCGCCGCGTCGGCCCCGTTGACCATCCCCTGCGCCGAGCTGGCGCCTGCCGACGAGCTCCAGCGGCTGATCGGCACGCAGCCAGACAACCTGATGGATACCGTCTTGCCGGGCTGGACCGCCTGCACGTGGTTCTACACCCCGCCCGGCGCCGCCCAGCAGGCCGAGTTCACGGTGCAGGCCTACACCGGTGAGGAGACCCTCGTCAAATGGCGCCTGGACACCGATCCCGCCAACAGACTGCCAGGGGTTGTCGTGAACAGCCTGGCGGACTATGTGCAGGAGGGCTACACCTGGGTCATCCCCGAGAGCCAGTTGCGCGCCGTGCAGGCGCTGCAAGATGGTCGCTACGTTTTCTTGCGCTTCCCCTCCAGCAACCTGGCGTTGAGCAGCGAGGCGCAGATTGCCGACTGCCTGGCCGTGCTGTTCCGACGTCTGCAAGAGAAGGAGTGA
- a CDS encoding ABC transporter ATP-binding protein — protein sequence MAGIKFDHVWKRFGEVTVLKDLNLDVLDGEFLVLVGPSGCGKSTALRCLAGLEEVTDGQIWIGDRVVNDVPPKDRDIAMVFQSYALYPHMSVYDNMAFGLKLRRVPRQEIDRRVREAAEMLSIGHLLDRKPRALSGGQRQRVALGRAIVRDPAVFLMDEPLSNLDAKLRVQTRAEISKLHQRLKTTFIYVTHDQTEAMTMGSRIAVMRDGILQQLDTPQHLYDHPANMFVAGFIGSPSMNFFAARLERLNGGVSVVVGNDFIVPVPRSKVERVGTHIGKDIYFGIRPEDVHDAHYVARGVDESAKLTVQVNLTEAMGSEVYAYVENSGREFIGRLDPRTTARPGEILEVVLDMEKMHIFDRETEKALV from the coding sequence ATGGCCGGCATCAAGTTCGATCATGTCTGGAAGCGGTTTGGCGAGGTCACCGTACTGAAGGACCTCAATCTTGATGTTCTTGATGGCGAGTTTCTTGTGCTGGTCGGCCCCTCGGGCTGCGGGAAGTCCACGGCGTTGCGCTGCCTGGCCGGCCTGGAGGAGGTGACCGACGGCCAGATCTGGATCGGCGACCGGGTGGTCAATGATGTGCCGCCCAAGGACCGCGACATCGCCATGGTCTTCCAGAGCTACGCCCTTTACCCGCATATGAGCGTGTACGATAATATGGCCTTTGGCCTGAAACTGCGCAGGGTGCCCAGGCAGGAGATTGACCGGCGCGTCAGAGAAGCCGCTGAGATGCTCTCCATCGGCCACCTGCTCGACCGCAAGCCCAGGGCCCTCTCCGGCGGCCAGCGGCAGCGCGTTGCTCTCGGACGGGCCATCGTGCGCGACCCCGCCGTCTTCCTTATGGACGAGCCGCTCTCCAACCTCGACGCCAAGTTGCGCGTGCAGACGCGCGCCGAGATCTCCAAGCTGCACCAGCGCCTCAAAACCACCTTCATCTACGTGACCCACGACCAGACCGAGGCCATGACCATGGGGTCGCGGATCGCGGTGATGCGTGACGGCATTCTCCAGCAACTGGATACGCCCCAGCACCTCTACGACCACCCTGCGAACATGTTCGTCGCCGGGTTCATCGGCAGCCCCTCGATGAACTTCTTCGCGGCCCGCCTTGAGCGCCTGAACGGCGGCGTAAGCGTCGTGGTCGGCAATGACTTCATCGTGCCTGTGCCGCGGTCAAAAGTGGAGCGAGTCGGCACCCACATCGGGAAGGACATCTACTTCGGCATTCGCCCCGAAGACGTGCACGACGCTCATTACGTGGCTCGCGGGGTGGACGAGAGCGCCAAGCTCACCGTGCAGGTGAACCTGACCGAGGCCATGGGTTCCGAGGTCTATGCTTATGTGGAGAACAGTGGCCGGGAGTTCATCGGGCGGCTTGACCCGCGCACCACGGCCCGCCCCGGCGAAATCCTCGAGGTGGTTCTCGATATGGAGAAGATGCATATTTTTGACCGCGAAACCGAGAAGGCGCTGGTGTAG